The nucleotide window GAGGTCTCGCGTGCGGTAGCCGCGGCCATGTCGACCGCCTCATCACTTGACCTGACAGTCGACGACGCGATCGTTCTTCATGACTCGAACAGGCTCACTCTGCGTCTGCTGCCTTGTGACGTCCTGGCCCAAGTGGCGCCTGTAGCGCATCAGGTCGCACAGTTCGAAGTCGAGCTTGCTCAGCGGCTTGCCGAATCCGGGTGCCCTGTTGCCGCTCTCGAGCCTCGAGTGGAGCCACGTGTCTATGAGCGTGATGGCTTCGTGGTCACGCTCTGGACCTACTACGAACCCGTGTCACGTCGAGAGGTCTCACCAGCCGACTACGCCAAGGCGCTCGAGCGGTTGCATGCCGGCATGCGCAAGCTCGATGTCCCTACGCCGCACTTCACGGATCGAGTCGAGCAGGCTCAACGACTCGTGGCGGACCGTGACCACACTCCGGCGCTCGCCGACGCGGACCGGGAGCTGCTCGGCGACACGTTGCGAAGTCTGAGACGGGCGATCGGCGAGCGCGGTGGCGCGGAGCAGCTGCTGCACGGCGAGCCGCACCCGGGCAACGTTCTCACCACGAAGGACGGGCTGCTGTTCGTGGACCTTGAGACGTGTTGCCGTGGGCCTGTCGAGTTCGACCTCGCCCATGCGCCCGACGAGGTCGGCGACCACTATCCGGGCGTCGACCAAGACCTGCTGCGCGAGTGCCGGATCCTCACGCTGGCAATGGTCACAACGTGGCGCTGGGATCGAGGCGACCAACTCCCGGACGGGCGCCGGCTGGGCACCGAGGGGCTCGGCCGGATCCGGGCAGCGCTCGATCACCAAGGGCTGGATTCCTATCGCTGATCGCGGGCCTTCGAGGCCCTAGCCGGCCGTCAGCCGTCGCCTGGAAGCAGGGCGCGGACGGCTTCCTGAAAAACGGTGGCGCCCAGGACGTCGCGGGCCACCCGGTCCACGTCCGTCCCAGAGGGCCGGTCGTCGTCGAGCGGTGGGACGACCTTCCGGATCGCCTGGTGGAGGAGTTCGGGTCCGCGTCCGAGGACGGCCGGAGCCGCCAGGTCCACCGCCTGCGCCGCGGCCACCGCCTCCAGCGCGAGCAAGAGGCGTAGTCGGTCGAGGAGTCCCATCAGGCGCCGGGCTCCGAGTGCGGCGTTGGTCGAGTCGTCTTCGACGGCGTCCGCGCCGTACCGGGGGTCCGTACAGGTCGGCGTGGACAGCGCACGGATCTCGGCGACGAGTGCCTGTGCCGTCTTCGCCAGCGGTGCCAGGCCCGAACGCTCAGGGCCGTAGGGCGACAGGTTCGCGGGCAACCCGCTGATGACCGGGTTGAGCAGGCGCTGCATGCGCTCGGCGGAGATGGCGGCGGTCTGGGTCAGGGCCAGCGCGAGCGTGTCGAAGGCGAGGGCCAGCGCCGGGGTGTGGAAGTTGCCGGAAGACAGGATCTCGCCGGTGTCCGGCAGCACCACCGGGTTGTCACCGGAGCCGTTGAGCTCCGGCTCTACGGCGGCCCTCGTGAAGTCGAGTGCGGCGTGCAGCGCTCCATGCACCTGGGCGGCGCCGCGCAGGCTGATCGGGTCCTGGAGCCGCCGCGCCCGGCGTGGGTCGCCGAGCTCACCGCCGTCGAGCAGGGCGAGCAGTTCGCGCGCCGCCCGCTCCTGCCCGGGGGCCGCGCGCATCCGCTGTACGCGCGGGTCGAGCGGGCTGGTGTTGGCGCGGAAGCCCTCGAAGGTGAGTGCGGTGACCGCCTGTGCCAGGGAGAGGAGGGTCGTGGCGTCGTGGAGGGCGAGCGCGCCGTGGCCGGCCGAGAGCGGGCTCGCGCCGCACAGCACGAGCCCGTCCTTAGGGCCGAGGCCGGCGGGGGTCAGGCCCGCGAGCCTCAGTGCCGCGGCACCGTCGAGGATCTCGCCGGACACCTCGGCGTGGCCCTCGCCGATGACGACGAGACCGACATGCGCCATCTGCGACAGGTCGGACGAACCGATCGAGCCCACGTCCGGCACGACCGGGTGCACCCCCGCGTTGAGCATGTCCACCAGCAGCCGGACGATCGACGGCTGGACACCGCTGCCGCCGCCCGCCATGCCGTTGACCCGCGCGAGCATGGCGGCCCGTACGACCGGGGCCGGCAGCGGATCGCCGACCGCGTTGGCCCGGCCGCGTACCGTACGAACACTGAACTCGGCGAGTTCGTCGCGCGGCAGTGCGTAGGACGACCGGCTGCCCAGGCCCGTCGTCACGCCGTACGCGGGTACCCGGCGTTCGACGACGTCCTCGACGACGGCTCGCTCGCGCTTTAGTCGCGGGGTCACCTCGGCGGCCAGTGCGACCTGGGAGCCGTGGCGTGCGACCGCGGCGACGTCCGCGCACGACAGGGTCTGCCCGTCGACGAGCACCGGCCGCGCGGCAGCGGATCCACGCGTCATGCGAACCGCAGCTTCTGGCCGAGGCCGAGTTCGGCGGCCTTCTCGAGCATGGCGGCGCCGAGCGCTATGTCGGACAGCGACAGCCCGCGATGCCAGAACAGGATCGTCTCGTCTGCGCGCTCCCGGCCGGGCTTCCTCCCCACGACGATCTCGTTCAACTCGCCGTACAGTGTGGCCTCGCTGAGCCTGCCCGTGTCGACATGCTCACGCAAAGCGCCGAACCGGCCGGACCGGCATTGCCCCCAGTCGTCCACGACGATCTTGTCCATGATGTCGGTGAGGGAGAGCTCGACCGCGCTCATCGTCCCGTACGGCACGACGAGGGCACCGGGGGCGATCCACTCGGTCCTGAGCAGCGGCTGCGGCTCGGGCAGCCGGGACGCCTCCACCACGATGTCCGCGCCCTCGACGCAGGACCGCCAGTCGTCGGTGACGATCACCGGCTTGCCGAGGTCCTGCGAAAGCCGGGCGGCGAACACCTCACGGCTCTCGGGACGGCGCGAGTGAACACGTATCTCGGTGAGGTCGAAGATCTTGTCGAGGAGGCGGACGTTCCAGTACGACGTGCCGCGGGCACCGATGTGACCGAGCACCTTGGCATCCTCGCGGGCCAGGTGGCGGGCGCCGAGCGCGGTGATCGCACCGGTGCGCATCTCGGTGATGGCGGTCGCGTCGAGCACGGCCACCGGCATGCCCGTCCGCGGGTCGAAGAGGTTGAGCAGCGCCATCTCCGACGGCAGGCCACGCTGGTAGTTGTCGACGAAGTCACCCACGGTCTTGACCCCGGCGAGCCCGAGCGGCGCGATGTAACCACGGAGGATGTTGAAGTGACCGTTGAACGCGGGATCGGGCTCCAGGTGGACGCGTGGCTCGATGACCGTCTCCCCGAGCCCCTGGGCCCGTAGCCCGGCTTCGACGGCGGCGAGCACCGCGGCGTCGTCGAGCGCGAGCCGCTCGATG belongs to Actinoallomurus bryophytorum and includes:
- a CDS encoding phosphotransferase enzyme family protein — its product is MSTASSLDLTVDDAIVLHDSNRLTLRLLPCDVLAQVAPVAHQVAQFEVELAQRLAESGCPVAALEPRVEPRVYERDGFVVTLWTYYEPVSRREVSPADYAKALERLHAGMRKLDVPTPHFTDRVEQAQRLVADRDHTPALADADRELLGDTLRSLRRAIGERGGAEQLLHGEPHPGNVLTTKDGLLFVDLETCCRGPVEFDLAHAPDEVGDHYPGVDQDLLRECRILTLAMVTTWRWDRGDQLPDGRRLGTEGLGRIRAALDHQGLDSYR
- a CDS encoding HAL/PAL/TAL family ammonia-lyase; this encodes MTRGSAAARPVLVDGQTLSCADVAAVARHGSQVALAAEVTPRLKRERAVVEDVVERRVPAYGVTTGLGSRSSYALPRDELAEFSVRTVRGRANAVGDPLPAPVVRAAMLARVNGMAGGGSGVQPSIVRLLVDMLNAGVHPVVPDVGSIGSSDLSQMAHVGLVVIGEGHAEVSGEILDGAAALRLAGLTPAGLGPKDGLVLCGASPLSAGHGALALHDATTLLSLAQAVTALTFEGFRANTSPLDPRVQRMRAAPGQERAARELLALLDGGELGDPRRARRLQDPISLRGAAQVHGALHAALDFTRAAVEPELNGSGDNPVVLPDTGEILSSGNFHTPALALAFDTLALALTQTAAISAERMQRLLNPVISGLPANLSPYGPERSGLAPLAKTAQALVAEIRALSTPTCTDPRYGADAVEDDSTNAALGARRLMGLLDRLRLLLALEAVAAAQAVDLAAPAVLGRGPELLHQAIRKVVPPLDDDRPSGTDVDRVARDVLGATVFQEAVRALLPGDG
- a CDS encoding ornithine cyclodeaminase family protein; translation: MDPVWFTFLNGSDIERLALDDAAVLAAVEAGLRAQGLGETVIEPRVHLEPDPAFNGHFNILRGYIAPLGLAGVKTVGDFVDNYQRGLPSEMALLNLFDPRTGMPVAVLDATAITEMRTGAITALGARHLAREDAKVLGHIGARGTSYWNVRLLDKIFDLTEIRVHSRRPESREVFAARLSQDLGKPVIVTDDWRSCVEGADIVVEASRLPEPQPLLRTEWIAPGALVVPYGTMSAVELSLTDIMDKIVVDDWGQCRSGRFGALREHVDTGRLSEATLYGELNEIVVGRKPGRERADETILFWHRGLSLSDIALGAAMLEKAAELGLGQKLRFA